In Perca fluviatilis chromosome 3, GENO_Pfluv_1.0, whole genome shotgun sequence, the following proteins share a genomic window:
- the LOC120556334 gene encoding vitamin D 25-hydroxylase — protein MVSVKSPYLVPVSCAQALLGVGCLTVACLAFLLVRQLVKQRRPPGFPPGPSPIPVIGNIMSLATEPHVFLKKQSEVHGQIFSLDLGGILTVVLTGYDCVRECLYHQSEVFADRPSLPLFIKMTKMGGLLNCKYGKAWIEHRKLACNSFRYFGSGQRQFERKISEECMFFVDAIDEHKGKPFNPKHLVTNAVSNITNLIIFGQRFTYDDRNFQHMIEIFSENVELAVSGWALLYNAFPWIEYVPFGKHQKLFRNAAEVYDFLLQVIKDFSQGRVPHAPRHYVDAYLDELEQNAGEPSSSFSYENLIYSVGELIIAGTETTTNTLRWAMLYMALYPNIQERVHREIDSLLANGRAPTFEDKQKMPYVEAVLHEILRFCNIVPLGIFRATSQDAKVNGYTIPKGTMVITNLYSVHFDEKYWNDPGVFSPQRFLDSNGNFVRREAFLPFSLGRRCCLGEQLARMEMFLFFTTLLQRFHLQFPPGTIPTVTPKLGMTLQPKPYSICAVRRQQKSPCS, from the exons ATGGTTTCAGTGAAATCGCCGTATCTGGTGCCGGTGTCCTGCGCCCAGGCTCTGCTCGGTGTGGGCTGTCTAACTGTCGCCTGCCTCGCTTTCCTGCTGGTTCGCCAGCTCGTCAAGCAGAGAAGACCCCCGGGCTTTCCTCCTGGTCCATCTCCCATCCCAGTGATAGGGAACATCATGTCTCTGGCCACCGAGCCGCACGTCTTCCTCAAGAAGCAGAGTGAAGTTCATGGACAG ATTTTCAGTCTCGACCTGGGAGGCATCTTGACAGTGGTATTAACTGGATATGACTGCGTCAGGGAATGCCTTTACCATCAAAGTGAGGTGTTTGCTGATCGCCCATCGCTGCCTTTATTCataaaaatgaccaaaatggGTG GGCTTCTCAATTGTAAATATGGCAAAGCCTGGATTGAACACCGTAAACTGGCTTGCAACTCTTTCCGTTATTTCGGCAGCGGCCAGAGACAGTTTGAAAGGAAGATCTCGGAGGAGTGCATGTTCTTTGTCGATGCCATTGACGAACACAAAGGAAAGCCCTTCAACCCCAAACACCTGGTGACCAACGCTGTGTCCAACATTACCAACCTGATCATTTTTGGACAGCGTTTTACTTACGACGACCGCAACTTCCAGCACATGATTGAGATATTCAGTGAGAACGTGGAGCTAGCAGTCAGCGGCTGGGCCCTCCTCTACAACGCCTTCCCTTGGATTGAGTATGTGCCCTTTGGAAAACACCAGAAGCTGTTCCGCAATGCTGCTGAGGTGTATGACTTCTTGCTGCAGGTTATAAAGGATTTCTCACAGGGCAGGGTGCCACATGCACCTCGCCACTATGTTGATGCCTATTTGGATGAGTTGGAGCAGAATGCAGGAGAACCCAGCTCTTCTTTTTCCTATGAGAACCTCATCTACTCAGTGGGTGAGCTTATTATTGCTGGCACAGAGACCACTACTAACACCCTGCGATGGGCCATGCTGTACATGGCTCTCTACCCCAACATACAAG AGAGGGTGCACAGAGAGATCGACAGCTTGCTGGCCAATGGGAGAGCACCCACTTTTGAGGACAAACAGAAGATGCCTTACGTAGAGGCTGTTCTACACGAGATCCTTCGCTTTTGCAACATTGTCCCACTTGGTATTTTCCGTGCCACCTCCCAGGATGCAAAAGTCAACGGATACACAATTCCCAAAGGCACCATGGTGATCACAAACCTCTACTCAGTGCACTTTGATGAGAAGTACTGGAACGATCCAGGCGTTTTCTCACCACAGAGGTTTCTGGACAGCAATGGCAACTTTGTGAGGCGTGAGGCATTCCTGCCATTCTCCTTGG GGAGGCGTTGCTGCCTGGGCGAACAGCTGGCCAGGATGGAGATGTTCCTATTTTTCACCACTTTGCTGCAGAGGTTTCATCTTCAGTTCCCTCCAGGAACAATTCCCACTGTCACTCCCAAACTGGGCATGACCTTACAGCCCAAACCTTACTCCATCTGTGCTGTCCGCAGGCAGCAGAAAAGTCCCTGCTCTTGA